Proteins encoded in a region of the Zunongwangia endophytica genome:
- a CDS encoding serine hydrolase domain-containing protein, whose protein sequence is MKKLLHFLKYLIGIIIVLVILIYALDYNYIFKGIRVTYLKGHKTAYIDDYTEFDNRLIKADSLNPQPWPESSAYNSVSASDSLESLNRELNTAAFLIIKNDSIWFEKYYNQYSANSKTNSFSMAKSVVVALLGKAIRDGYITSIDEPVSHFFPQFDIRLTVGDLGSMSSGLNWDESYYNPFGQTARAYLDDNIRKLILDLEVVDTPGKKFKYLSGNTELLGMVLEEATNKTLSQYLSESFWQPLGMQSNALWQLDSEESGMEKAYCCIASNARNFAKFGKLFMQNGQWNGRRLMNPSFVRKMKNPRFEDAPYYGYGLWLSYYKDKEIFYMRGILGQYVIAIPEDDLIIVRLGQGLKKREGEAKHSPDFYQYIDEAYKMLEEK, encoded by the coding sequence ATGAAAAAACTACTACATTTTCTAAAATACCTCATCGGAATTATAATCGTACTCGTCATTCTAATCTATGCTTTAGATTATAATTATATTTTTAAAGGAATACGAGTTACTTATCTTAAAGGACATAAAACAGCTTATATTGATGATTATACCGAATTTGATAATCGTCTAATAAAAGCAGATAGTTTGAATCCGCAACCTTGGCCAGAAAGCAGCGCTTATAACTCCGTTAGCGCCAGTGATTCTTTAGAAAGTCTTAATCGAGAACTGAATACGGCCGCGTTTTTAATTATCAAAAATGATAGTATCTGGTTCGAAAAATATTACAATCAATATTCGGCAAACAGTAAAACAAATTCCTTTTCGATGGCTAAAAGTGTTGTGGTAGCACTTTTAGGTAAAGCTATACGCGATGGGTATATTACGAGCATCGATGAGCCGGTGAGTCATTTTTTTCCACAGTTTGATATAAGACTAACTGTTGGCGATTTAGGTTCGATGTCTTCTGGTCTTAACTGGGACGAAAGTTATTACAATCCCTTTGGGCAAACAGCAAGAGCATATTTAGATGATAATATCAGAAAACTAATCTTAGATCTCGAAGTCGTAGATACACCCGGTAAGAAATTTAAATATTTAAGCGGAAATACAGAGCTGTTGGGTATGGTTCTAGAAGAAGCTACAAACAAAACTTTATCACAATATTTAAGTGAAAGCTTTTGGCAACCACTAGGAATGCAAAGCAATGCCTTATGGCAATTGGACAGCGAAGAAAGTGGAATGGAAAAAGCCTATTGTTGTATCGCCAGTAATGCCCGAAATTTTGCAAAATTTGGGAAGCTTTTTATGCAAAATGGCCAATGGAATGGTCGTCGCCTTATGAATCCATCTTTTGTTCGCAAAATGAAAAATCCACGTTTTGAGGATGCTCCTTATTACGGATACGGACTTTGGCTTAGCTATTATAAAGACAAAGAGATTTTCTATATGCGCGGTATTTTAGGGCAATACGTTATAGCAATTCCTGAAGATGACCTGATTATTGTTCGTTTGGGACAAGGGCTAAAAAAGCGTGAAGGAGAAGCAAAACATAGCCCAGACTTTTACCAGTATATCGATGAAGCTTATAAAATGTTGGAAGAAAAATAA
- a CDS encoding S9 family peptidase: MKKLVLFMSLVVSGSIGFAQQRMTPEKLWQVERISVLGLDKNGDQLYYKVSIPNIEENDMATKYYQIPAEGGTAKEITKDEVAIGKDRNISPNGEYKLFHKEVHLEDVKSKDLYKNLDKSDAYVFSDLDIRHWDTWQDGSFTHVFYKKVTEEDSAGVDIMPNEPYYSPQKPFGGEEDYCWSPDGKSIYYVSKKLKGKEYATSTNTDIYKYNLETKETENITKENKGYDTNPAFSSEGASAWLQMKQDGYEADKNDIVVLDNSVKQNLTANWDGTVNSFLWAKNAKEIYFTASVDGTIQLFKVNYPGRTRMAAVVEQLSEGQFDVTGIIAEKKNELLVTRTDMNHAAEVFSFDLKKKTFKQITNLNTELYAELDLPKVEKRYVKTTDGKEMLVWVILPPNFDASKKYPTLLYAQGGPQSPLSQFYSFRWNFQVMASQGYIVVAPNRRGMQGHGVAWNEEISKDWGGQVMDDYLSAIDEVAKEPYVDKERLAAVGASYGGYSVFYLAGIHNNRFKTFIAHDGVFDTRSMYGTTEEIYFVNHDFGGPYWEKDNADAQKAYNEFNPITKVANWDTPILIYQGGKDYRVPIEQGLGAYQAAQLLGLKSKLVYFPDENHWVLKPQNALVWQSEFFKWLEETL; this comes from the coding sequence ATGAAAAAATTAGTGCTATTTATGAGCTTAGTGGTTAGTGGGTCGATTGGTTTTGCACAACAGAGAATGACTCCCGAGAAATTATGGCAAGTAGAACGAATTAGCGTTTTAGGCCTAGATAAAAATGGCGATCAACTATATTACAAAGTTTCGATCCCAAATATCGAGGAGAATGATATGGCTACCAAATACTACCAAATTCCTGCGGAAGGCGGAACAGCCAAAGAGATTACCAAGGATGAGGTGGCAATTGGGAAAGACAGAAATATTTCCCCAAATGGTGAATATAAGCTCTTTCATAAAGAGGTGCATTTAGAAGATGTAAAATCTAAAGATCTTTACAAGAACCTTGATAAATCTGATGCGTATGTATTTTCAGATTTAGATATTCGTCATTGGGACACCTGGCAAGACGGAAGCTTTACTCATGTTTTTTACAAAAAAGTGACTGAAGAAGATAGTGCTGGTGTAGATATTATGCCTAACGAGCCATATTATAGTCCGCAGAAACCTTTTGGCGGCGAAGAAGATTATTGCTGGTCTCCAGACGGGAAGAGCATTTATTATGTCTCTAAAAAATTGAAAGGTAAGGAGTATGCTACAAGTACAAATACCGATATTTATAAGTATAATTTAGAAACTAAAGAGACCGAAAATATCACCAAAGAGAATAAGGGTTATGATACTAATCCTGCTTTCTCTTCGGAAGGCGCTTCAGCCTGGTTACAAATGAAACAAGATGGCTATGAGGCTGATAAAAATGATATCGTTGTTTTAGACAATAGCGTAAAACAAAATCTTACCGCCAATTGGGACGGTACAGTGAATAGCTTTTTATGGGCTAAAAACGCTAAGGAAATCTATTTTACGGCTTCGGTAGATGGTACCATTCAGTTATTCAAAGTGAATTATCCCGGAAGAACAAGAATGGCAGCGGTAGTTGAGCAACTTTCTGAAGGACAATTTGACGTTACCGGAATTATTGCTGAAAAGAAAAATGAACTATTGGTGACCAGAACCGATATGAATCATGCAGCTGAAGTATTTAGTTTCGATTTGAAGAAGAAAACCTTTAAACAAATAACGAATTTAAATACAGAATTATACGCAGAATTAGATTTACCGAAAGTAGAAAAGCGATACGTGAAAACTACCGACGGCAAAGAGATGTTAGTTTGGGTAATTTTACCACCTAATTTTGATGCTTCTAAAAAGTATCCAACTTTATTATATGCTCAGGGTGGACCGCAATCTCCACTATCCCAATTTTATTCTTTCCGATGGAATTTTCAGGTCATGGCATCACAAGGCTATATTGTAGTGGCGCCAAACCGTCGTGGTATGCAGGGACACGGCGTTGCGTGGAATGAAGAAATAAGTAAAGATTGGGGAGGCCAGGTTATGGATGATTATCTTTCTGCGATCGATGAAGTCGCTAAAGAACCTTACGTCGATAAAGAACGTTTAGCCGCAGTAGGAGCAAGTTACGGAGGATATTCGGTGTTTTATTTGGCCGGAATTCATAATAACAGATTTAAAACTTTTATAGCGCACGATGGTGTTTTTGATACACGAAGTATGTACGGCACCACCGAAGAAATATACTTTGTGAATCACGATTTTGGAGGCCCATATTGGGAAAAAGATAATGCTGATGCGCAGAAGGCTTATAACGAATTCAACCCGATTACTAAAGTAGCCAATTGGGATACCCCAATTTTGATTTATCAGGGAGGAAAAGATTATCGTGTGCCGATAGAGCAAGGTTTAGGTGCTTATCAGGCCGCTCAATTATTAGGTTTAAAAAGTAAGCTGGTATATTTTCCAGATGAAAATCACTGGGTACTAAAACCACAAAATGCTTTAGTATGGCAAAGTGAATTTTTTAAATGGTTAGAAGAAACTCTTTAA
- a CDS encoding ankyrin repeat domain-containing protein, whose protein sequence is MLRKLIFFFLIISLAACKTAEIEKVDENQLQETHKKLLSFIENDSVAAFKNLFEESNFQPNHANRGTTLLFKAVGKNNLEITQFLLKNGADVNYISNYGTVMHWALETDRIKFAELLLNSGFDASVENKMVKNPDPLNVKAAFLVNEDDKNIKLFRELLKHGMNPNLKDRTGASALILACYFANSDLISLLYKNGADMNIKAISWKDNPNFTPTEFTINQYTPLMIATLFEKTAVVAQLLGYPEVDQTIKGLKNKKTAYDIALETKNDALIALFE, encoded by the coding sequence ATGCTTCGAAAATTAATATTCTTCTTTCTTATTATTTCCCTTGCCGCCTGTAAAACTGCCGAGATCGAAAAAGTGGATGAAAATCAACTTCAGGAAACACATAAAAAACTGCTCTCATTTATCGAAAATGACTCGGTTGCTGCTTTTAAAAATCTGTTTGAAGAAAGTAACTTTCAACCCAATCATGCCAATCGCGGCACAACATTATTATTTAAAGCTGTTGGAAAAAATAACCTGGAAATTACCCAATTTCTATTGAAAAATGGAGCCGATGTTAATTACATTTCGAATTACGGAACTGTAATGCACTGGGCTTTAGAAACCGATCGCATTAAATTCGCTGAATTATTATTGAACAGTGGTTTTGATGCTTCCGTAGAAAATAAGATGGTTAAAAATCCGGACCCCTTGAATGTAAAAGCGGCGTTTCTAGTTAATGAAGATGATAAGAATATTAAGCTTTTTAGAGAATTATTGAAACACGGAATGAATCCGAACTTAAAAGATAGAACCGGTGCCAGTGCACTTATATTAGCCTGCTATTTCGCTAATTCTGATTTGATTTCATTGCTTTATAAAAATGGAGCAGATATGAATATAAAAGCGATTTCCTGGAAAGACAACCCGAATTTCACGCCTACAGAATTTACTATAAATCAATACACGCCTTTGATGATCGCTACGCTATTTGAAAAAACAGCGGTAGTCGCTCAATTACTAGGCTATCCTGAAGTTGACCAAACTATTAAAGGACTAAAAAACAAGAAAACCGCTTACGATATTGCTTTAGAAACTAAAAATGATGCTTTAATTGCATTATTTGAATAA
- a CDS encoding 3'-5' exonuclease, protein MNLEKLNLEHVLFLDIETVPEYASFEELEDIKQELWAEKTKYIRKDDYSAEEYYPRAGIWAEFGKIVCISVGFLSLKDEKRDFRLKTFAGEEQSILEDFSQLLNDHFNKAYHLLCAHNGKEFDFPFIARRMIIHQLKLPQKLNNTGKRPWEIPHLDTMELWRFGDYKHFTSLKLLTHVLGIPSPKNDISGSQVYEVFYHEKNIQRIIEYCERDVIAIAQIVLRLKQHKLLEDSEISSVSL, encoded by the coding sequence ATGAATTTAGAAAAGCTAAACTTAGAACACGTATTATTTCTGGATATTGAAACAGTGCCGGAATATGCTTCTTTTGAAGAATTAGAGGACATTAAGCAAGAACTTTGGGCTGAAAAAACCAAGTATATTCGGAAAGATGACTATTCTGCGGAGGAATATTATCCAAGAGCAGGAATTTGGGCCGAGTTTGGTAAGATTGTATGTATCTCGGTAGGATTTTTAAGTTTGAAAGATGAGAAAAGAGATTTTAGACTCAAAACTTTTGCTGGTGAAGAGCAATCGATTTTAGAAGATTTCAGTCAGCTTTTAAATGACCATTTCAACAAGGCTTATCATTTGCTTTGTGCTCATAATGGTAAAGAATTTGATTTTCCGTTTATCGCTCGCCGAATGATTATCCACCAGTTAAAACTTCCGCAGAAATTAAACAATACCGGCAAACGCCCATGGGAAATTCCGCATCTAGATACGATGGAATTGTGGCGCTTTGGCGATTACAAGCATTTTACTTCGCTTAAACTATTAACGCACGTGTTGGGAATTCCTTCTCCCAAAAACGATATTAGTGGTTCTCAGGTTTACGAAGTTTTCTATCACGAAAAAAATATACAGCGAATTATCGAATATTGTGAGCGTGATGTCATAGCCATTGCTCAGATAGTTCTAAGACTGAAGCAGCACAAGCTCTTAGAAGACTCAGAAATTAGTTCTGTTTCTTTATAA
- a CDS encoding CoA transferase subunit B yields MLDKNGIAQRIAKEVKDGFYVNLGIGIPTLVANFVRDDIQVEFQSENGILGMGPFPIDGEEDADLINAGKQTITALPGASFFDSALSFGMIRGKHVDLTILGAMEVSEEGDIANWKIPGKMVKGMGGAMDLVASAENIIVAMMHTNKAGESKLLKKCSLPLTGVGCVTKIITNLAVIEVTENGFKLLERAPGVPVEEIIAATEGKLIIEGEVPEMSL; encoded by the coding sequence ATGTTAGACAAAAACGGAATAGCACAACGAATTGCCAAAGAGGTTAAGGATGGATTTTATGTGAATTTAGGAATTGGTATTCCAACCTTGGTAGCCAATTTTGTACGCGATGATATTCAGGTAGAATTTCAGAGTGAAAACGGAATTTTAGGTATGGGACCTTTCCCAATTGATGGTGAAGAAGATGCCGATCTTATCAATGCGGGGAAACAAACCATTACCGCATTGCCGGGTGCAAGTTTCTTCGATTCTGCTTTAAGTTTCGGGATGATTCGCGGTAAACATGTCGATCTTACGATTTTGGGAGCGATGGAAGTTTCCGAAGAAGGAGATATCGCCAACTGGAAAATTCCGGGTAAAATGGTAAAAGGAATGGGCGGTGCGATGGATTTAGTAGCTTCCGCAGAAAATATCATCGTTGCGATGATGCATACCAATAAAGCCGGAGAATCAAAGTTGCTTAAGAAGTGTAGCTTGCCGCTAACCGGTGTTGGTTGCGTTACGAAGATCATTACAAATCTTGCCGTAATTGAAGTTACCGAAAACGGATTTAAACTTTTGGAACGAGCGCCCGGAGTTCCGGTAGAAGAAATAATCGCTGCTACAGAAGGTAAATTAATTATAGAAGGTGAAGTTCCAGAAATGAGTTTATAA
- a CDS encoding four helix bundle protein, with protein MESKKENIILNLSVEFALSIIDYSKTLRVQQHYDIASQLVRSGTSVGANIWEAQSSESRKDFVHKLKVADKEAKEVEYWLLLCKSSIHITNYDISMDDKLLSIQKLLSRIISTNKKKMLFLFTHYHINKSTYQKHVRQKRNSTTNCQRG; from the coding sequence ATGGAATCTAAAAAAGAAAATATAATTTTAAATTTATCTGTAGAGTTTGCACTCAGTATAATTGATTATTCTAAAACACTCAGAGTTCAACAGCATTACGATATTGCTTCCCAACTTGTGAGAAGTGGTACTTCTGTAGGAGCAAACATATGGGAAGCACAATCCTCAGAAAGTCGAAAAGATTTTGTTCATAAATTGAAAGTCGCAGATAAAGAAGCAAAAGAAGTTGAATATTGGCTTTTATTATGTAAATCATCAATACATATCACAAATTATGATATTTCTATGGATGACAAATTACTCTCGATCCAAAAATTATTAAGCCGCATCATTTCAACAAATAAGAAAAAAATGTTATTTCTATTCACACATTATCACATTAACAAATCAACATATCAAAAGCATGTTAGACAAAAACGGAATAGCACAACGAATTGCCAAAGAGGTTAA
- a CDS encoding CoA transferase subunit A, whose translation MINKTVDNVAEALKGVHDGMTFMLGGFGLSGIPENAISELVRLNTKNLTCISNNAGVDDFGLGLLLQKKQIDKMVSSYVGENAEFERQMLSEELEVELIPQGTLAVRCQAAQQGFPAIYTPAGYGTEVAIGKETREFDGKMYVLEEAFKADFAFVKAWKGDKAGNLIFKGTARNFNPVMCGAAKVTVVEVEELVEPGELDPNFVHIPGIFVQRIFEGKNYEKRIEKRTVR comes from the coding sequence ATGATTAATAAAACGGTAGATAATGTTGCTGAAGCTTTAAAGGGAGTTCATGATGGGATGACTTTTATGCTTGGTGGATTTGGATTAAGCGGAATTCCCGAGAATGCCATTTCAGAACTTGTTCGGTTGAATACTAAAAACCTAACCTGTATTTCCAACAATGCTGGTGTCGATGATTTTGGATTAGGACTTCTACTTCAGAAAAAACAAATTGATAAAATGGTGTCTTCCTATGTAGGCGAGAATGCTGAATTTGAACGACAAATGTTGAGTGAAGAATTGGAAGTTGAATTAATTCCGCAGGGGACATTAGCAGTACGATGCCAGGCAGCACAACAGGGATTTCCAGCAATTTATACTCCCGCTGGCTACGGAACTGAGGTTGCGATCGGAAAAGAAACTCGTGAGTTCGATGGGAAAATGTACGTTTTAGAAGAAGCTTTTAAAGCCGATTTTGCTTTTGTAAAAGCCTGGAAAGGGGATAAGGCCGGTAATCTGATCTTTAAAGGAACAGCACGAAATTTTAATCCTGTGATGTGCGGCGCCGCAAAAGTTACCGTCGTTGAGGTTGAAGAACTAGTAGAACCCGGCGAACTGGATCCTAATTTTGTACATATTCCGGGGATATTTGTACAACGAATTTTTGAAGGCAAAAACTACGAAAAGCGAATAGAAAAAAGAACAGTGAGGTGA
- a CDS encoding penicillin-binding protein 1A codes for MAESRKKQTKPKQSNRKYIVGFWTLFSVGVLAIVFFFLLAGWGVFGKMPTFDELENPETNLATELISSDGKTLGKYYRENRTPIKYESLPQHLVQALVATEDERFYKHSGIDARGTARAAIYMGSKGGASTITQQLAKQLFTDDFSTESTFERVLQKMKEWVISTRLERQYTKEEIITMYLNKYDFLYQAVGVRSASRIYFDKEPADLKLEESAVLVAMLKNSALYNPVRRPDLVEKRRNQVFVQMYKNGFLTEQQKDSLQQVEMKIEFSPEGHDDGIATYFREYTRQFLSDWTEENPKPNGEKYNLYKDGLKVYTSIDSKMQEYAEDAVQRHLTKLQKEFDRQNENQRTAPFRDIDQSMIDNIIKGSMKRSARYKKMKKEGKSEETIMASFDKPREMRVFSWKGDIDTTMTPRDSIRYYKSFFQSGLMSMDPTTGEVKAWVGGTNFKHFKYDHVKQGKRQVGSTFKPFVYATAIDQLKMSPCDTLPLNRFTIPAGKFGNIKDWSPRNSGSGDKYSGMMSLKEALANSVNTVTARVIDKTTPGNVINLITKLGIDTDNFPTGPAIALGTADISLYDMVGAYSTFANKGVRVKPVLITRIEDKNGTVLFQNVPETHDVMSAEAAYVTVNLMEGVTRYGSGARLRGTGREVRLDYKRAVTGYPYDFKNPIAGKTGTTQNQSDGWFMGMVPNLVTGVWVGAEDRAVHFPGITYGQGATMALPIWGMYMKSVYANEDLNISQDDFERPENLSISVDCDSYGKSNNADSGVIEELDF; via the coding sequence ATGGCTGAATCTCGTAAAAAGCAAACTAAACCCAAGCAAAGTAATCGCAAATATATCGTAGGATTTTGGACCCTCTTTAGTGTCGGAGTTCTTGCGATCGTTTTCTTTTTTCTATTAGCAGGTTGGGGGGTATTTGGTAAAATGCCAACCTTTGATGAACTGGAAAACCCGGAAACGAATCTTGCAACAGAGCTTATCTCTTCAGACGGGAAAACGCTTGGTAAATATTACCGAGAAAACCGTACTCCAATAAAATACGAAAGTCTTCCGCAGCATTTAGTACAAGCGCTAGTTGCTACAGAAGATGAGCGTTTTTACAAACATTCTGGTATAGATGCCCGTGGTACCGCGCGTGCAGCAATCTATATGGGATCTAAAGGTGGAGCAAGTACAATTACGCAGCAGTTAGCTAAGCAATTGTTTACCGATGATTTCTCTACAGAAAGTACTTTTGAGCGTGTTCTTCAGAAAATGAAAGAATGGGTGATTTCTACTCGTTTGGAAAGACAATATACAAAGGAGGAAATTATTACCATGTATTTAAACAAATACGATTTCCTTTATCAGGCGGTAGGTGTGCGATCTGCATCTAGAATTTATTTTGATAAAGAACCTGCCGATTTAAAATTAGAAGAATCGGCTGTTTTAGTAGCGATGCTAAAAAACTCGGCGTTGTACAATCCTGTTCGTCGTCCAGATTTAGTAGAAAAAAGAAGAAATCAGGTGTTTGTTCAGATGTATAAAAATGGATTTTTGACAGAGCAGCAAAAGGATTCTTTGCAACAGGTTGAAATGAAAATTGAATTTTCTCCTGAAGGTCATGATGATGGTATCGCAACTTATTTTAGGGAATATACCCGTCAGTTTTTATCAGATTGGACAGAAGAAAACCCTAAGCCAAATGGTGAAAAATATAATTTATATAAAGATGGTTTAAAGGTCTACACCAGTATCGATTCTAAAATGCAGGAGTATGCTGAAGATGCTGTACAAAGACATTTGACAAAACTTCAAAAGGAATTTGATCGCCAAAACGAAAATCAAAGAACTGCTCCTTTTAGAGATATCGATCAAAGTATGATTGATAATATCATCAAAGGATCCATGAAAAGATCTGCGCGGTACAAAAAAATGAAGAAGGAAGGAAAGTCTGAAGAAACCATTATGGCGTCTTTCGACAAACCTCGCGAAATGAGAGTTTTTTCTTGGAAAGGGGATATCGATACTACAATGACGCCACGAGATTCCATTAGATATTATAAATCTTTCTTTCAGTCTGGTTTAATGTCTATGGATCCAACCACGGGAGAAGTAAAAGCTTGGGTTGGCGGAACAAACTTTAAGCATTTTAAATACGATCACGTAAAACAAGGAAAACGTCAAGTAGGTTCTACCTTCAAACCTTTTGTGTATGCGACAGCGATCGATCAATTAAAAATGTCTCCTTGTGATACCTTACCATTAAATAGGTTTACAATTCCGGCAGGGAAATTCGGGAATATTAAAGATTGGTCTCCTAGAAATTCAGGTAGTGGCGATAAATATTCAGGGATGATGAGCTTGAAGGAAGCGCTGGCAAACTCTGTAAACACAGTTACCGCTAGAGTTATCGATAAGACTACTCCTGGGAATGTGATCAATTTAATTACAAAATTGGGGATTGATACCGATAATTTCCCAACAGGCCCCGCTATTGCATTAGGAACTGCAGATATAAGCCTTTATGATATGGTGGGTGCTTATAGCACTTTCGCAAATAAGGGCGTTCGCGTTAAACCTGTTTTGATTACACGAATCGAAGATAAAAATGGAACCGTTTTATTCCAAAATGTTCCAGAAACGCATGATGTGATGAGTGCAGAAGCGGCGTATGTAACGGTAAACCTGATGGAAGGTGTAACTAGATATGGATCTGGAGCACGTTTACGAGGAACAGGTAGAGAAGTTAGACTAGATTATAAGCGAGCGGTAACAGGTTATCCTTATGACTTTAAAAATCCTATTGCTGGAAAAACCGGAACTACACAAAATCAAAGTGATGGTTGGTTTATGGGAATGGTACCAAATCTCGTAACTGGTGTTTGGGTAGGTGCTGAAGATCGTGCAGTACATTTTCCTGGGATTACATACGGTCAGGGTGCTACAATGGCATTACCAATTTGGGGAATGTATATGAAGAGCGTTTATGCAAATGAAGATCTAAATATCTCCCAAGATGACTTTGAACGACCTGAAAATCTATCCATTTCTGTAGATTGTGATTCTTACGGGAAATCTAACAACGCCGATAGCGGAGTAATAGAAGAATTAGATTTCTAA
- a CDS encoding gliding motility lipoprotein GldH: MRSNFILIFTIFSLLLCSCDSKRVYDEYKSVDEWNKDSIVTFNIGELDSLKAYNLFIDIRNNSKFKYSNLYLITEIQFPKGKVISDTLEYKMAEPNGEWLGTGFGDVKENKLWYKENVNFKEPGEYQVNIRHAMRKNGDVDGIDNLEGITDVGFRIEKTTQNN, encoded by the coding sequence ATGCGAAGTAATTTTATTCTGATTTTTACCATTTTCAGCTTGTTGTTATGCAGTTGTGACTCCAAAAGGGTTTACGACGAATATAAATCTGTGGACGAGTGGAATAAAGATTCTATAGTTACGTTTAACATTGGAGAATTAGATTCTTTAAAAGCCTATAATCTGTTTATTGATATAAGAAACAATAGCAAGTTTAAGTATAGCAATTTGTATTTAATTACTGAAATTCAATTCCCAAAAGGAAAGGTGATCAGTGATACTTTAGAATATAAGATGGCTGAACCGAACGGAGAATGGCTTGGTACAGGTTTTGGCGATGTAAAAGAAAATAAACTCTGGTACAAAGAAAATGTGAACTTCAAAGAACCAGGGGAATATCAGGTGAATATTAGACATGCCATGCGTAAAAATGGTGATGTTGACGGAATAGACAATTTAGAAGGAATCACAGATGTTGGTTTCAGAATAGAAAAAACGACACAGAATAATTAG
- a CDS encoding PSP1 domain-containing protein produces MACSSCSTGEDGKPKGCKSNGTCGTDSCNKLTVFDWLSNMSLPNGVEPFNCVEVRFKNGRKHFFKNNENLTLSMGDVVATEASPGHDVGIVSLTGELVRIQMKKKKVSIDSEEVLKIYRKATQKDIDIWEEARGREEKIKTRAREIAIRLNLSMKISDIEFQGDASKATFYYTADDRVDFRQLIKEFAREFSTRIEMRQIGLRQEAARLGGIGSCGRELCCSTWLTDFRSVSTSAARYQQLSLNPQKLAGQCGKLKCCLNYELDTYLECLKSFPKTDIKLYTKKGTAVCQKIDIFKGFLWYAYEGEWMTWHKLTAEQANKIIAANKKRESIGSLEEFEVVLQMEEEKPDFNNVVGQDSLTRFDKPQQGKKKRRNKKRRKKNNPSSSNNAK; encoded by the coding sequence ATGGCGTGTAGCAGTTGCTCTACCGGTGAAGACGGTAAGCCTAAAGGATGTAAAAGTAACGGAACCTGCGGAACAGATAGTTGTAACAAACTAACCGTATTCGATTGGCTTTCTAATATGTCCCTTCCTAACGGAGTAGAACCTTTTAATTGTGTTGAAGTACGTTTTAAGAACGGAAGAAAACATTTCTTTAAAAATAATGAAAATCTAACCCTAAGCATGGGTGATGTGGTTGCTACAGAAGCTTCCCCAGGTCACGATGTAGGGATTGTAAGTCTTACCGGAGAATTGGTGCGAATCCAAATGAAAAAGAAAAAGGTAAGCATAGATAGCGAGGAGGTTTTAAAAATCTACCGTAAAGCGACCCAAAAGGATATTGATATTTGGGAAGAAGCTAGAGGCAGAGAAGAAAAAATTAAAACAAGAGCTCGGGAAATTGCAATTCGCTTAAATCTTAGTATGAAGATAAGCGATATTGAATTTCAGGGAGATGCCTCAAAAGCGACATTTTACTACACTGCAGATGATCGTGTTGATTTTCGCCAGTTAATAAAAGAATTTGCGCGAGAGTTTAGTACGCGAATAGAAATGCGCCAAATTGGGCTTCGGCAAGAGGCTGCAAGACTTGGTGGTATTGGTTCTTGCGGGCGTGAATTATGTTGCTCTACCTGGTTAACAGATTTTAGATCGGTAAGTACTAGTGCAGCGCGCTATCAGCAATTATCTTTAAATCCGCAAAAACTCGCAGGACAATGTGGTAAGCTTAAATGTTGTCTTAATTATGAGTTAGATACGTATTTAGAGTGTCTTAAATCTTTCCCCAAAACAGACATCAAACTCTACACAAAAAAGGGTACCGCAGTATGCCAGAAAATCGATATTTTTAAAGGATTTCTTTGGTATGCTTATGAAGGGGAGTGGATGACGTGGCATAAACTAACTGCAGAGCAAGCAAATAAAATTATCGCTGCGAATAAGAAACGAGAAAGTATAGGAAGTCTTGAAGAATTTGAAGTAGTACTTCAGATGGAAGAAGAAAAGCCAGACTTCAATAATGTGGTTGGTCAGGATAGTTTAACTCGATTTGATAAACCACAACAGGGCAAAAAGAAACGTAGAAATAAAAAAAGAAGAAAGAAAAATAATCCATCTTCCTCAAATAATGCGAAGTAA